A DNA window from Synergistaceae bacterium contains the following coding sequences:
- a CDS encoding integrase core domain-containing protein, whose product MAKAIREWLHRVVVTTLFIEPGSPWENGHIESFNEKLWSGLLN is encoded by the coding sequence ATGGCAAAGGCGATTCGGGAGTGGTTGCACAGAGTCGTAGTCACAACACTTTTTATTGAACCAGGCAGCCCATGGGAAAACGGCCACATCGAATCTTTCAATGAAAAACTGTGGAGTGGGCTTCTAAATTGA
- a CDS encoding 3-oxoacyl-ACP reductase FabG: MSCERLKGHVALITGGGRGIGKAIAKRLYQEKANVVICGTTEDVLKQAAEEIATEDRVVLPIVCDVSDANQIKAMVGKARERFGKVDILVNNAAIMLRHIGVERAARPFYELDETDWDRVMSVNVKGMWMCAREVFPDMRSQNWGRIINISSDTVYMGRGNGLQYVTSKAAVVGLTRALAFEVGKFGITVNAISPGLTQSETVQEHDFKQMSEDLAKNSAIPRLECPEDLAGTAAWLASDDAGFVTGQAVSVSGGLSLH; the protein is encoded by the coding sequence GTCATGTAGCCCTTATTACAGGGGGCGGTCGCGGGATCGGCAAGGCTATCGCGAAGCGCCTTTATCAGGAAAAGGCCAACGTTGTGATCTGCGGTACTACGGAGGATGTATTAAAGCAAGCGGCCGAAGAGATCGCAACTGAAGATCGGGTGGTATTGCCGATCGTGTGCGATGTTTCGGACGCCAATCAGATAAAAGCGATGGTGGGTAAAGCGCGCGAGCGCTTCGGCAAGGTTGACATCCTAGTCAACAATGCGGCCATCATGCTGCGCCATATAGGGGTAGAGCGGGCTGCGAGGCCATTTTATGAATTGGACGAAACCGATTGGGATAGAGTCATGTCTGTAAACGTCAAAGGGATGTGGATGTGCGCACGCGAGGTCTTCCCGGACATGCGTTCGCAAAATTGGGGCCGCATCATAAATATATCCTCTGACACAGTTTATATGGGGCGCGGCAACGGCCTTCAATACGTCACTTCCAAAGCAGCAGTCGTTGGACTCACAAGGGCGCTTGCTTTTGAAGTTGGAAAATTTGGCATTACAGTGAATGCGATCTCTCCTGGATTGACGCAAAGCGAAACGGTTCAGGAGCATGACTTTAAGCAGATGAGCGAGGATCTGGCAAAAAACTCTGCCATTCCAAGGCTTGAATGCCCTGAGGATTTAGCGGGAACGGCGGCTTGGCTTGCCTCTGATGACGCCGGCTTTGTAACGGGGCAGGCGGTAAGCGTATCCGGGGGCTTGAGCCTGCATTAA